CCCGAGCAGCGGGCGACGCTGGATGTCACCGTGGTTGAGGAACTCGCGGTGCAGAACATCAGGGTCACCCCAGTCAATCCCACGCTGGTGGTGGGAGAGACCCTGCCCTTGCAGGCGCAGGTGCGCATGAAGGATGGCCAGGTTCACGCCAATGTGGCCTGGTCGTCGTCGGACAGCATCATGGCCACGGTCAACCCGGCCACGGCTGAGGTCACGGCCCTGAAACCCGGCCGTGTCACGATCGTGGCGGCCTATGCGCTGGACCCTCGCTACAAGGGCATGACCGAGATTGAGGTGGTGACCGAACGGCCCCCCAGTCCTGCGCCCTTGCCGCGCCCCAGCCTCTTCCCGGTGGCCTTCACGCCTCGCCCGACCCCCCGCCCGCTCACCACGCTTCCCGCGACCCAGGCGACTCGCCTACCCAGTCCTCAGCCGACGTTTTCCCCCTCGCCACCCACGTCTCTTCGCCCCTCCAGCGACCTGCCCGGCACCACCATCGACGTGGGCGTGCCCTTCGGGCCGTTGAACTTTGCCTTGATGCGCACGCTTTCCTACCAGACGGTGGTGGAGGTGGTGGACTTCCAGACCGTGGTGCTCGCCGACGGCAACCAGTTGACCCTCACCAGCAACGGGGGACGCACCTGGACGGTTTTCCCCAATGTCGGATCTCAGCCGATCCGGGCACTGCACTGGACCTCAGCTGGCGAGGGGTGGGTGGCCGGCGATAACGGCACCCTGCTCCGCGTGCGCATCACGGACGGGCAGTTGCGCTTTGACGTGAAGAACTCGGGCACCAGCGAGTCCATCAAAGATGTTCACTTCCTGCCTGATGGCAACGGTCTCTTACTCCACGGCAGCACCATCAAGCGTTCCGCCGACGGGGGGGAGAACTGGGGCGAGCCGCTGACGCTCTACGCGGAGCGCTTTTACTCGGATGGCCTCGGCGGGGCCGTCGTCATGGGGGGTAACAGCCTGTATCGGCTGGATGCCGGCGGCTTCGCCAAGGTGGCGGTCGAGGGCCGTGAACGCTTCGACCGCGTGCGTTCGACCAGTGGCACCGTCTGGCTGCGGGACCGTTCCGAACAGCGCTGGTATCGCACGGAGGATTGGAAAACCTTCGCGCCACTGCCCTCCGACTTGGTCACGGCCACCCAGATCGTGCGCGGAACCATCAGCGACGTGTACCCGCTCAGCCGGGAGGTATGGCTGGTCCAGCTCCCCGATCGCAGGCTGATGATCACCCGGGACGCCGGGACGACCTGGTCGGATCCCCGCACCGCCAGCCAGTCCTTCACCACCCTGTTCCCTTTCAGTGACACTCAGATGTGGGCCCTTGCGGGCGACACCCTGCTGCGTTTGGGCGTTCCCTGAAGCCACACCCGACCCGCGCCCGCGCGGGCGGCGACTCCCAGCCCCGACGAGGATGAAGCATCATGACCAAGCGAGCGTTCCGATCGTTTCCATTTGCCGTGCTGACCACCGCTCTCTTGCTAGGTTGCCCTTCGGTGCCCCCGCCGGTAGCCCCCAGCCCCGCGGCGAGCGTGGCGCCCAGCGTGGCGGACCAGGCTTTCATCGACGGCATGGTGCCGCATCACGAAGGGGCCGTCATGATGGCCGACGAGGCGCTGAGGAAGGCGACCCGGGAGGAGTTGCGGGCTTTTGCGCGACAGGTGAAGGCCGACCAGGGGGTTGAGATTGCCCAGATGAAGGCCTGGCGATTGGCCTGGTTCGGGTCTGATAAGACCCCGCCCATGGACCATGCGGCCCACCACGTGTCAGCCAGCGGGGCCGCCTACGACGCAGCCTGGTGCCAGGCGATGGTGGCGCATCACGAGGGCGCCCTGACGATGTCAGCCGACCTGCTGAAGGCCGCTGCCCGCCCTGAGGTGCGGGACCTGGCTCAGCGCATCATCGTCGCGCAGGAGCGGGAGATCATCCAGCTGAAGGCCTGGGCGGCTGCCTGGCGTTGAATGGGGCAGCGTCCCGAATGCCGGAACCTGAATCAGCGCTTCGGGTCGCGTGCGAGGCTGCCCAGTCAGTGGCCGAAGGTGATACAATGACGCCGTTTCCCAGGCATGCAACCCTTCGGAGTACGGCCCATGTGCGGCATCGTTGGTTACATCGGCACCCAGAGCGCGTCCGACATCATCGTCGACGGCCTCAAGCGGCTTGAATACCGGGGCTATGACTCGGCGGGCATCGCGATCGCCCACGACGGCCTGCTCGACCTGCGCCGCGAGGTCGGCAAGCTGCGCAACCTGGAGGCCCAGGTCATTGCCCAGCCGCCGCAGGGCTCGATTGGCATCGGCCACACCCGCTGGGCCACCCATGGCCGTCCCACCACCTTCAACGCCCACCCGCACACCGACACCAGCGGCGATCTCGTGGTGGTTCACAACGGCATCATCGAGAACTATGCCGCGCTCAAGAGCCAGCTGATCGGTCAGGGCGTGAAGTTCGCCTCGGACACCGACACCGAGGTGCTGGCCCACCTGATCGCCAGCCTGTACGAAGGCGACCTGCTGGCCGCCGTGTTCGAGGCCCTGAAGCACGTGGAGGGCACCTATGCCATCGCGGTGCTGCATCGCAAGAACCAGGACCTGCTGGTGGGCGCACGCAAGGGCAGCCCGCTGATCGTCGGCATGGGCGAGGGCGAGAATTACCTGGCCAGTGACATTCCGGCGATCCTCAACTACACGCGCCAGATCGTCTACCTGGATGAGGGGCAGGTCGCCGAGGTGCGCCGGGATGGCGTCAAGGTCTACAACGAGAAGCGCGAGCAGGTGCCCTTCTCGATCGCCCGCATCGACTGGAATCTCGTGGCGGCCGAAAAAGCCGGCTTCGAACACTTCATGCTCAAAGAAATCCACGAGCAGCCCACATCGCTATCCAACGCGATCGCCGGTCGCTTCGACGAGCGCGAGGGTCAGCTCTTCCTGGATGACATCGGGCTCGCGCCGGACCTGCTGGCGGGCTTCCGGCGCATCGCGATCGTGGCCTGCGGCACGGCCTACTACGCGGGCCTGGTGGGCAAGTACCTGATCGAACAGCTGGCCCGCATCCCGACCGAGGTCGACCTGGCCTCGGAATATCGCTACCGCGATCCTGTGATCGATGCTGAGACGCTTTTCATCGCCGTCACGCAGAGCGGCGAGACGGCCGACACGCTGGCTGCGGTGCGCGAGGCCAAGCGGCAAGGGGCCACGGTGCTAGGACTGGTCAACGTGATCGGCTCGGCGATCGCCCGCGAGGCGCACGGCAACCTCTACCTGCACGCCGGGCCTGAAATCTCCGTCGCCTCGACCAAGGCCTACACCTCGATGGTGGCCGGCTTCGAACTGCTGGCGTTGCACCTCGGGCTGGCGCGGGGAACGCTGGCGCTGGACCAGGCGAAGCGCCTCATGAGCGACCTCAAGCGCGTGCCGGCGCTGGTCTCGCGCATTCTGGAAAACGATCGCGGCATTCGCGAGCTGGCCAGCCGCTTCACCAACCACCGCGACTTCCTGTTCCTGGGCCGCGGCCTGAACTACCCCACGGCCCTCGAAGGCGCGCTGAAACTCAAGGAAATCAGCTACATCCACGCCGAGGCCTACGCCGCCGGCGAGCTGAAGCACGGGCCGATCGCCCTGATCACCCACGAGATGCCGGTGGTGGCCGTGGCTACCGACGGTCCGACCTACGACAAGGTGCTCTCCAACATCCAGGAGGTGAAGGCGCGTGACGGCGTGGTCATTGCGGTAGCCACCGAGGGCAACATCACGATCCAGGAGCATGTCGACTACACGCTCTACGTGCCGCCGGTCGACCCGCTGTTCGCGCCGCTGGTCAACGTGATACCGCTGCAGTTGCTCTCCTACCATATCGCTCGCTTGCGCGGCCTGGACGTGGACCAACCCCGCAACCTGGCCAAGTCCGTGACGGTGGAGTAGGCCTCTTCAGGGAGGAAATGGATGGTGCTCCCGGGCACCTCTCCCACCAAGTGAGGTAAAACGGTGAACCTGCCCCCGACCATCCGGCCCCGCCGCCTGCGCCGCACGCCCGTGCTGCGGGAACTCGTGCGGGAAACCAGCCTGGCGCCGAGCGACTTCATTTACCCGCTCTTCATCGTGCCCGGCGAGGGCCAGCGGCGACCGGTCGGTTCGATGCCGGGCGTCTCCCAGCTGTCTGTCGACGAGGCCGTGCGCGAATGCGAAGCCCTGTGGGGGCTGGGTTTGCGCGCGGTGATCCTGTTTGGTTTGCCGCCGGATAAGGATCCCGAGGGCAGCGGCGCTCACGACCCGAATGGCCCCGTTCAGGCTTGCATTCGGGCGCTCAAGCGTGCCTTGCCCGAGCTTTACGTCATCACCGACGTCTGCTTGTGTGAATACACCTCGCACGGCCACTGTGGGGTGCTGGCGGGCGAGACCGTGCTGAATGACCCGACGCTCGACCTGCTGGCGCGGGCCTCGGTCTCGCACGCGGCGGCGGGGGCGGACATGGTGGCGCCTTCCGACATGATGGACGGGCGGGTGGCGGCGATTCGCCGGGCTCTCGACCTCGCCGGCCATTCCGACGTGCCGATTCTCAGCTACGCCGTGAAGTATGCCTCCGGCTTCTACGGGCCGTTTCGCGAAGCCGCCGATTCGGCTCCGGCCTTTGGCGATCGCCGGAGCTACCAGATGGACCCAGGCAATGCGCGTGAGGCCCTGCGCGAGGCGGCGCTGGACGAAGCCGAAGGGGCCGACATGCTGATGGTCAAACCGGCCCTCCCCTACCTCGACATCCTGTGGCGGGTGCGGGAGCAGACCAATCTTCCTCTGGCGGCCTATCACGTGAGCGGCGAGTTCGCGATGATCAAGGCGGCCGCAGCCAACGGCTGGATCGACGAGCCACGCGTCGTGCTGGAAGCGATGACGGGCATCCGACGGGCGGGCGCCGATCTGATCATCACCTACCACACGCCGGACCTGCTGCGCTGGCTGTGACTCCCTGCAGATGAGCGTCTGGGGCCGCTGGCTGCGGGCGTGTGCCGACCGCACTGGCGTCCCTCCTGCACGAATGGTAAGCTGAGGCGGCTCTGGAAGCGGGTTTTGCAGGCGATTTCAGGGTATAGGATCAGTGTCGGCCGGGGGCCGACGCGGTGGGATCCGATTGATTGCTCGAAGGACAGCGTCGTCTGAGAGGATTCGGTCGATGATAGACCTGATGGCGCCCGTACGCTGGGTGTCCCCTGAAGAACCGGCCACGGCGCTCTGGCGTGGTCTGGCGCAAGTGTTGACCTTCCCGACGCTCGGGTTGGACCCTTCAGTTGCCTTGCTCAATCCGGGCGCCGCGGCAAAGCATACCGTCCAGCGGATTCACATTCCCCTGGGCGATACCACCACGCCCGGCCATCTGTTCGTGCCGCACCACAGTGAGGGCGCCACGGTCGTGATCGCCCATGGCACCACCGCGCCTCACGCCACCTCCTATTACATGTGGGTGCAGGCGCTGCTGGCCCGTGGCATCAACGTCCTGACTTTCGAACTGGATGGCCACGGGGAAAACCCGCGCCCCTTGAAGGTTCCGGACATTCAAGACAACGTCCCTGCGGCGATCGCCTATGCCCGCAGCCGGCGGGAAATTGACCCGGCCCGGGTCGGGCTGCTCGGCATCAGCCTCGGCGGCGCCTGCTCGCTCCACGCCGCAGCGCAGGACCCCGGTGTCAGGGCCGTCGTGACGGTCGGGAGTCCCAACCGAATTCGTATCGACGAATGGGGCAAGTTCGGTGAGGTCTTGGGCCTGTTCAATCCCGAAGTTGCCCCGACCTTTTTCGAAGCCTCCCCCAACGTGCTGCTGGGCTTCCTCAAAACCCATCTGCGCAGCGACCATGCGCGGCGCGACGAGCCCAGCGACCTGATGTCCAGCACCACACGCCAGGCCGTCTCCGCGGCCTTGCGTCAGCTGGATCCGCTGGCGGCGGCAGCGAGCCTTGGCAAGACGCCGTTGCTCGTCATCAATGGCGAGTGGGACTTCATTGCCCCGAGCGACCACGCGCGGGAATTGTGGACCCGCGCGCCTGGTGAAAAGGCCATGTTGCTGGTGCCACGCCGCAACCATTTCACCGTGATGGTGAGTCGACGCGCCGTTCAGGCGATGGCGGACTGGTTCGGCCGACACGTTTGAGCCTGGGCATTCTCTCTGGGGCCTGTGCAGGAAAGCGCCGGGAGCTGCGGCAAACGGGCGACAGCCTTGGCTCAGGGCGCAGGGGGCGAAGGCGACGGCGCCTGCTGGCGCAGGAACCAGGCCCCGAGAATGCCTTGCATTTGAGCGCGGAGATCGGATTGCCAGGGCACCTGGAACGCCTCCCCAGCCGGCACGAATGTCGGGGAAGCCGCCGGGTCCGCCAGCGTCTCGGTGGCGGCACGCTCCGGTCGCACCTCGACGTCCACGGCTGCTTTGGCGTGCAAGACCGTGAAGCGGACGTCCTGAACCTGGAAGGCCCAGAGTTCCTGTCCATCCGGGTCCGTGCTCACCTGGGGCGAGGGCCAGGGCAGGGGACTCACGCCAGGCACGTCGGGCGCCCACAGCGCGGTGGAGGCATGGGCATCGGGGCTTGCGGCGATCCCGGTTTCCGGCGGCAGGAAGAGCCACTGCAGGCCGTCGAGTTGCTTGCCGATGCGCTCCACTTCCCCCCAATCTTTCAGGCCCGGCGGCATGGGGAACTGACGCAGCTGCGCGTCGGTCATCTTGGCGAAGTAGGGAATCCGACGCATCTTGGCGAATTGCTCGGCCTCGCGACGGGTGGCGGGGGGCGTCGGAAGCGTGGTGGGACGCATGGTGGGGCGTGGTGTGGGGGTGGCACTGGGGCGCGGGGATGGCTTGGCCATTGGGGTGGGCCGCGGCGTGGGGGTGGGCGTGGGCGCGGGGGTGTGCCGGGGGCGCACGGGCAGGTCTCCCTGCGCACGCGGTCTCGGGCGTGGCGTCGGCGTCGGCTGTGGGGCGACGATGGCCACGGGAATGACGACCGGGACCGGTTTCAGGACCGGCAGGCCGCCCCCAAGCGTGAGCACCAACAGGGTCGCGCCGTGCAAGACGAGCGAACCAAGCGCGGCGCGGCGACTGATGGCGAGGGGATGTCGGAGGCGGGCGGCGCGTGAGGGGCGCTCCGGCCCCATCTCGCCTGACCCCTGTTCGCCGGGGTGCTGCATCGGACGGTCAGTTCAGCCCGAACGCGAACGTCGCGGGGCGATGCCCCTGCTTGGGGGCGCCGGGAATCGGCACGCTGTTCGCGATGCCCTTGAGCGTCTCCAGGTAGAGGTCGCCGTAGGCGTAAACCAGGTAATCGCCCTTCTCGACCACCGCGTAGTTGTTGGGCGCGTGGTAGCTGAGGGCGCTGATCTTGTCGACCAGGGCCAGCGCAAAGGCGCCAGCGACCAGGGTCAGGAACACGTTTGGCTTGGTCCGATAGGTCACG
Above is a genomic segment from Candidatus Sericytochromatia bacterium containing:
- a CDS encoding Ig-like domain-containing protein; this encodes PEQRATLDVTVVEELAVQNIRVTPVNPTLVVGETLPLQAQVRMKDGQVHANVAWSSSDSIMATVNPATAEVTALKPGRVTIVAAYALDPRYKGMTEIEVVTERPPSPAPLPRPSLFPVAFTPRPTPRPLTTLPATQATRLPSPQPTFSPSPPTSLRPSSDLPGTTIDVGVPFGPLNFALMRTLSYQTVVEVVDFQTVVLADGNQLTLTSNGGRTWTVFPNVGSQPIRALHWTSAGEGWVAGDNGTLLRVRITDGQLRFDVKNSGTSESIKDVHFLPDGNGLLLHGSTIKRSADGGENWGEPLTLYAERFYSDGLGGAVVMGGNSLYRLDAGGFAKVAVEGRERFDRVRSTSGTVWLRDRSEQRWYRTEDWKTFAPLPSDLVTATQIVRGTISDVYPLSREVWLVQLPDRRLMITRDAGTTWSDPRTASQSFTTLFPFSDTQMWALAGDTLLRLGVP
- a CDS encoding alpha/beta fold hydrolase, with translation MIDLMAPVRWVSPEEPATALWRGLAQVLTFPTLGLDPSVALLNPGAAAKHTVQRIHIPLGDTTTPGHLFVPHHSEGATVVIAHGTTAPHATSYYMWVQALLARGINVLTFELDGHGENPRPLKVPDIQDNVPAAIAYARSRREIDPARVGLLGISLGGACSLHAAAQDPGVRAVVTVGSPNRIRIDEWGKFGEVLGLFNPEVAPTFFEASPNVLLGFLKTHLRSDHARRDEPSDLMSSTTRQAVSAALRQLDPLAAAASLGKTPLLVINGEWDFIAPSDHARELWTRAPGEKAMLLVPRRNHFTVMVSRRAVQAMADWFGRHV
- the hemB gene encoding porphobilinogen synthase, with amino-acid sequence MPPTIRPRRLRRTPVLRELVRETSLAPSDFIYPLFIVPGEGQRRPVGSMPGVSQLSVDEAVRECEALWGLGLRAVILFGLPPDKDPEGSGAHDPNGPVQACIRALKRALPELYVITDVCLCEYTSHGHCGVLAGETVLNDPTLDLLARASVSHAAAGADMVAPSDMMDGRVAAIRRALDLAGHSDVPILSYAVKYASGFYGPFREAADSAPAFGDRRSYQMDPGNAREALREAALDEAEGADMLMVKPALPYLDILWRVREQTNLPLAAYHVSGEFAMIKAAAANGWIDEPRVVLEAMTGIRRAGADLIITYHTPDLLRWL
- a CDS encoding DUF305 domain-containing protein; amino-acid sequence: MTKRAFRSFPFAVLTTALLLGCPSVPPPVAPSPAASVAPSVADQAFIDGMVPHHEGAVMMADEALRKATREELRAFARQVKADQGVEIAQMKAWRLAWFGSDKTPPMDHAAHHVSASGAAYDAAWCQAMVAHHEGALTMSADLLKAAARPEVRDLAQRIIVAQEREIIQLKAWAAAWR
- the glmS gene encoding glutamine--fructose-6-phosphate transaminase (isomerizing), which codes for MCGIVGYIGTQSASDIIVDGLKRLEYRGYDSAGIAIAHDGLLDLRREVGKLRNLEAQVIAQPPQGSIGIGHTRWATHGRPTTFNAHPHTDTSGDLVVVHNGIIENYAALKSQLIGQGVKFASDTDTEVLAHLIASLYEGDLLAAVFEALKHVEGTYAIAVLHRKNQDLLVGARKGSPLIVGMGEGENYLASDIPAILNYTRQIVYLDEGQVAEVRRDGVKVYNEKREQVPFSIARIDWNLVAAEKAGFEHFMLKEIHEQPTSLSNAIAGRFDEREGQLFLDDIGLAPDLLAGFRRIAIVACGTAYYAGLVGKYLIEQLARIPTEVDLASEYRYRDPVIDAETLFIAVTQSGETADTLAAVREAKRQGATVLGLVNVIGSAIAREAHGNLYLHAGPEISVASTKAYTSMVAGFELLALHLGLARGTLALDQAKRLMSDLKRVPALVSRILENDRGIRELASRFTNHRDFLFLGRGLNYPTALEGALKLKEISYIHAEAYAAGELKHGPIALITHEMPVVAVATDGPTYDKVLSNIQEVKARDGVVIAVATEGNITIQEHVDYTLYVPPVDPLFAPLVNVIPLQLLSYHIARLRGLDVDQPRNLAKSVTVE